A section of the Flavobacterium sp. CG_23.5 genome encodes:
- a CDS encoding N-acetylmuramoyl-L-alanine amidase, producing MRIIHISKTILTLLLTIISTAVFSQSNVFKVTLDAGHGAHDFGAVYNGHVEKNIALAVVLKVGRILEATPKVDVIYTRKTDVFIDLVERANIANRADANIFVSIHCNANRNTAGFGTETYVMGMTKVASNLEAAKKENSVITLEKDYKQKYEGFDPNSPETMIGMTLMQEEYLDNSISLASKVEDAFGALGKKIRGGGVKQAPYMVLHKAYMPRVLIEMGFISNFEEGNILDSEEGQNDVAKSIASAIVSYKNEYYGNGEPETFDTKPSQKIIERPIKDTSNPVKPKIIFNTSEEKKKIKVVENSIPLFKVQLSASIKKLELQPRNFNGLKNISVAYDHRVYKYMYGETSDYDEAKKQLQEAKDKGYNSAFLIAFKNGEKISVQEALK from the coding sequence ATGAGAATCATACATATAAGTAAAACAATACTGACTTTACTACTAACGATAATTTCTACGGCGGTATTTAGTCAATCGAATGTTTTTAAAGTAACGTTAGATGCAGGTCACGGTGCTCATGATTTTGGTGCCGTATATAATGGTCATGTCGAAAAAAACATAGCTTTGGCTGTGGTTCTCAAAGTAGGAAGAATTTTGGAGGCCACTCCAAAAGTTGATGTGATTTATACTCGAAAAACAGACGTATTTATTGATTTAGTGGAGCGTGCTAATATTGCTAATAGAGCTGATGCCAATATTTTTGTTTCTATACATTGTAATGCGAATAGAAATACAGCCGGATTTGGTACGGAAACGTATGTAATGGGTATGACAAAAGTAGCTTCAAACTTAGAAGCGGCTAAAAAAGAGAACTCCGTAATTACTTTGGAAAAAGATTACAAACAGAAATATGAAGGGTTTGATCCCAATTCTCCTGAAACTATGATAGGAATGACCTTGATGCAAGAGGAATATTTAGACAATAGTATTTCATTAGCGAGTAAAGTTGAGGATGCATTCGGTGCTTTAGGTAAAAAAATTAGAGGTGGAGGAGTGAAACAGGCGCCTTATATGGTACTTCATAAAGCGTACATGCCCCGAGTACTTATTGAAATGGGATTTATTTCTAATTTTGAAGAAGGAAATATTTTAGACTCTGAAGAAGGACAAAATGATGTTGCTAAATCAATTGCCAGCGCTATTGTAAGTTATAAAAACGAGTATTATGGAAATGGTGAGCCTGAAACATTTGATACAAAACCATCTCAAAAAATAATAGAAAGACCTATAAAAGACACCTCGAATCCAGTAAAGCCAAAAATTATCTTTAATACTTCTGAAGAAAAAAAAAAGATTAAAGTAGTCGAAAATTCAATCCCTTTATTCAAAGTTCAGCTTTCTGCCAGTATTAAGAAACTAGAATTGCAGCCTAGAAATTTTAACGGACTGAAAAATATTTCGGTTGCATATGATCACAGAGTTTACAAATACATGTACGGAGAAACTTCTGATTACGATGAAGCAAAAAAACAATTGCAAGAAGCTAAGGATAAAGGATATAATTCTGCTTTTTTAATTGCATTTAAAAATGGAGAAAAAATCAGTGTTCAAGAAGCGCTTAAATAG
- a CDS encoding RidA family protein has translation MKKIIFTENAPAPIGPYNQAVFKGNTLYTSGQIAINPATGELIIDSIEVETEQVMQNMKAVLEAAGMTFENVVKTTIFIMDMNDFGKINTVYGSYFNEKTAPARETVQVACLPKNVNVEISMIAIL, from the coding sequence ATGAAAAAGATAATTTTCACCGAAAATGCTCCGGCTCCAATTGGTCCATACAATCAAGCTGTGTTTAAAGGAAATACTCTTTATACTTCTGGCCAAATTGCAATAAACCCAGCCACTGGAGAATTAATTATAGATTCTATTGAGGTAGAAACGGAGCAAGTTATGCAAAATATGAAAGCAGTTCTTGAAGCTGCGGGAATGACATTTGAAAACGTTGTAAAAACAACTATTTTCATAATGGATATGAATGATTTCGGAAAAATAAATACCGTATATGGTTCTTATTTTAACGAAAAAACCGCTCCAGCACGTGAAACGGTTCAAGTGGCATGTTTGCCAAAAAATGTAAATGTAGAAATTTCAATGATTGCAATACTTTAA
- a CDS encoding putative LPS assembly protein LptD translates to MTFQKTGHNFTKIAFKPLHTNLFNIVLLSIFLTIGSGKLYSQNITKKATAIPTSKQIDKVKTPIVKTVKPNATIKKENDSIKIDTIKQKKAFLDGKVKYRAEKYAKIDQKKKLITLYDKAELYYQDIELKSGIIVMDYEKNEVYAGRIKDSTGAYTQYPNFKQGSNVVEPDSIRFNFKTKKALIWNSRTEQGEFKVKAEITKKENDSVYFLKNARFTTSKDVDNPEYYFQTSKVKFIPGKKVVTGLTNMVIADVPTPIALPFAFFPMSKETSISGIILPSYSDSNTRGFSLQNGGYYFALNNHYDLTVLGDYYTNGSYGMRFESNYADRYKYRGNLNVRFENLINSERGYPDYSKQKIYNIQWSHSRDSKSNPNSSFSASVNLGSSKYFRQSINQANIGSNLNNTLSSSISYSKTFNTIPQARMSLTATHSQNTQTQEINMTLPTLQASVDRIYPFVGKDGAKKGFIKNINLQYNLSGKNSFVTTDSLFFKPQMFRDAKTGIEHTIPLSTNFKLFKYFSASSSLNYREVWYTKTITRNYDTDQSKVVDKTINGFDAFRTYSFSSSVGTTIYGTFNFGDDKKIKSIRHVMRPSVSYGYTPSFEKYYDSYASDASGTMIKQYSRFETGIFGAPGNSNSNTMGFDLSNTFEAKVNDKDSTMTEPKKIMLLNNLNLSTSYNFDADGVNSLAFSPVRVSGGTQLLNNKMNVNFGATLDPYAINNSGTRINVFNIDNGGSLFRMTSANMTMNYAISSKEKDKPKKDKNIQSERNGGREDDLFGTNTDLSDSRKSQFGTEEEEDKGEDKISEFFNAKLPWDMTFAYSLTYGNNNREKKIIGNSLMISANADITPKWKAGVSTGYDFVQKGVTFTQFRFERDLLSWRMDFNWTPFGTNANWGFFIGIKAGVLSDIKYDKRSRTNR, encoded by the coding sequence TTGACGTTTCAAAAAACAGGCCATAATTTTACAAAAATAGCATTTAAACCTTTGCATACAAACTTATTTAATATCGTTTTATTATCAATTTTCCTAACAATAGGATCTGGTAAATTATATTCTCAAAATATAACGAAAAAAGCAACAGCTATACCTACTAGTAAACAAATAGATAAGGTCAAAACGCCTATTGTTAAAACAGTAAAACCTAATGCAACTATAAAAAAGGAAAATGATTCGATTAAAATCGATACCATAAAACAAAAAAAAGCATTTCTTGATGGTAAAGTAAAATATAGGGCTGAAAAATACGCTAAGATTGACCAAAAGAAAAAACTTATAACGTTATATGACAAGGCTGAACTGTATTATCAAGACATAGAATTAAAATCAGGAATTATCGTGATGGACTATGAAAAGAATGAAGTTTATGCTGGTCGAATAAAAGATTCCACAGGAGCTTACACCCAATATCCTAATTTCAAACAAGGAAGTAACGTTGTGGAGCCTGATTCAATTCGCTTTAATTTTAAAACTAAAAAAGCTTTGATTTGGAATTCAAGAACGGAGCAAGGCGAATTTAAAGTAAAAGCAGAAATTACAAAAAAAGAAAATGATTCTGTTTATTTTTTAAAAAATGCTCGTTTTACTACTTCTAAAGATGTCGATAATCCGGAATACTATTTTCAAACCAGCAAAGTTAAATTTATTCCTGGCAAAAAAGTGGTTACAGGACTTACAAATATGGTAATTGCCGATGTTCCAACACCAATTGCCCTACCTTTTGCTTTTTTTCCAATGAGCAAGGAAACCAGCATTTCAGGGATAATCTTACCTAGTTACAGTGACTCTAATACAAGAGGCTTTTCATTGCAAAATGGTGGTTACTACTTTGCGCTAAACAATCATTATGATTTAACTGTTTTAGGAGATTATTATACTAACGGTAGTTACGGTATGCGTTTTGAATCCAATTATGCCGACAGGTATAAATATCGTGGTAATTTAAATGTACGATTTGAAAATTTGATAAATAGTGAACGAGGATATCCAGACTATTCGAAACAAAAAATATATAATATACAATGGTCTCATTCCAGAGATTCTAAATCAAATCCTAATTCTAGTTTCTCCGCCTCTGTAAATCTTGGGAGCAGTAAATATTTTAGACAGTCAATAAATCAAGCTAATATTGGTTCAAATCTTAATAACACCTTAAGTTCGTCTATTTCTTATAGTAAAACTTTCAATACTATTCCGCAAGCTAGAATGTCTTTGACCGCCACGCATTCTCAAAATACACAGACGCAAGAAATTAACATGACGTTACCAACACTTCAGGCAAGTGTGGATCGTATCTATCCATTTGTAGGGAAAGACGGTGCTAAAAAAGGTTTTATCAAAAATATCAATCTACAATATAATTTAAGCGGTAAAAATAGTTTTGTAACAACTGACTCTTTATTCTTTAAACCACAAATGTTCAGAGATGCTAAAACTGGTATTGAGCACACGATCCCATTAAGCACTAATTTCAAATTATTTAAGTATTTCAGCGCTTCCTCTTCTTTAAACTATAGAGAAGTATGGTATACAAAAACTATTACCCGGAATTATGATACTGACCAAAGTAAAGTAGTCGATAAAACTATAAACGGTTTTGACGCTTTTAGAACTTACTCTTTTTCATCCAGTGTAGGAACTACAATCTATGGTACTTTTAATTTTGGTGATGATAAAAAGATAAAATCTATCAGACACGTCATGCGACCATCAGTTTCTTATGGCTATACTCCTAGCTTCGAAAAATATTATGATAGTTATGCTTCTGATGCCAGCGGAACAATGATAAAACAATATTCTCGTTTTGAAACCGGTATCTTTGGAGCGCCTGGAAATAGTAACTCTAACACTATGGGTTTTGATTTAAGCAATACATTTGAAGCAAAAGTCAATGACAAAGATTCTACTATGACTGAACCAAAAAAAATAATGCTTCTTAATAACTTGAATCTTTCTACCAGCTACAACTTTGATGCTGACGGAGTCAACTCTCTTGCTTTTTCACCCGTTCGAGTTAGCGGTGGAACACAGCTATTGAACAACAAAATGAACGTAAATTTTGGCGCCACATTAGATCCTTACGCGATTAATAATTCAGGTACAAGGATTAATGTTTTTAATATTGACAATGGTGGAAGTTTGTTTCGAATGACAAGTGCGAATATGACTATGAATTATGCCATATCAAGTAAAGAAAAAGACAAACCTAAGAAAGATAAAAACATTCAAAGTGAAAGAAATGGTGGTCGAGAAGATGATTTATTTGGCACAAACACTGATTTAAGTGACAGTAGAAAAAGTCAATTTGGAACTGAAGAGGAAGAAGATAAAGGAGAAGATAAAATTTCAGAGTTTTTTAATGCTAAACTACCTTGGGATATGACTTTTGCCTATTCGCTTACTTACGGAAACAATAATAGAGAAAAGAAAATTATTGGAAATTCATTAATGATTTCTGCCAATGCTGATATTACACCAAAATGGAAAGCAGGAGTTTCAACAGGTTATGATTTTGTTCAAAAAGGAGTAACATTTACGCAGTTTCGTTTCGAAAGAGATTTATTAAGCTGGAGAATGGATTTCAACTGGACACCATTTGGTACAAATGCAAACTGGGGATTCTTCATTGGAATAAAAGCAGGAGTATTAAGTGATATAAAATACGACAAACGCAGTAGAACCAACAGATAA